One window from the genome of Nicotiana sylvestris chromosome 9, ASM39365v2, whole genome shotgun sequence encodes:
- the LOC104225250 gene encoding uncharacterized protein isoform X1: MATLHCHCFRMLPSSPPDRINLPLHQFSFPKYHGAQGRKKLLQFHFRSSSDNNEEYLLDAPVSVGDGFSFSGGWNLNNLQWKYSDEPTPADEWFKKGKFVKAHPVSGTGEKAKDPLFGLTMGGGSQASSDLFRWFCVENGSTDNSTIVLVHGLPSQAYSYRKVLPILEKNYHAIAFDWLGFGFSDKPQPRYGFDYTLDEYVASLESIINALTDKKVTLVVQGYFSPIAIKYASNHQEKLNGLILLNPPLTMQHANLPSTLSVLSNFLLGEIFCQDPLRASDKTMLSCGPYQIKEDVAMVYRRPYLTSGSAGFALNAISKAMKKQLKGYVEDTRAILMDNNWTVQTTVCWGQRDRWLSFDGVEDFCKESKHRLVELPMSGHHVQEDSGEEFGQLLAGIVGKRSSIL, translated from the exons CCATGGAGCTCAGGGAAGGAAGAAACTTTTGCAATTCCATTTCCGATCGAGCAGCGATAACAACGAG GAATATTTGCTGGATGCTCCTGTTTCAGTTGGGGATGGATTTTCTTTTAGCGGAGGTTGGAATTTGAATAATTTGCAAT GGAAATATTCAGACGAGCCGACCCCCGCTGATGAATGGTTCAAGAAAGGAAAATTT GTGAAAGCTCATCCTGTATCTGGGACTGGGGAGAAGGCAAAAGATCCCCTTTTTGGACTTACAATGGGTGGGGGTTCACAGGCGTCATCTGATCTTTTCAG ATGGTTTTGTGTAGAGAACGGAAGCACTGACAATTCTACCATTGTATTAGTCCACGGATTACCCTCACAG GCATACTCTTACCGCAAAGTTCTTCCCATTCTTGAGAAGAACTATCATGCTATAGCATTTGACTGGCTGG GATTTGGATTCTCAGATAAGCCCCAACCAAGATACGGATTTGACTATACATTGGATG AGTACGTGGCATCCTTGGAATCTATTATCAATGCTCTTACTGACAAAAAGGTTACTCTTGTAGTACAG GGATACTTTTCACCAATTGCGATCAAATATGCTAGCAATCACCAGGAAAAGCTAAATGGTCTTATACTTCTCAATCCACCA CTGACAATGCAACATGCCAATCTACCATCAACCTTATCAGTCCTGAGCAACTTTTTGTTGGGCGAAATATTTTGTCAG GACCCTCTTAGAGCTAGTGATAAAACAATGCTGAGTTGTGGTCCTTACCAAATAAAAGAAGATGTGGCGATGGTTTACAGAAGACCTTATCTCACATCTGGTTCTGCAGGATTTGCATTAAATGCAATAAGCAAGGCAATGAAGAAGCAACTGAAG GGCTATGTTGAGGACACAAGAGCAATACTTATGGACAATAACTGGACAGTCCAAACAACAGTTTGCTGGGGACAAAGAGACCGCTGGTTAAGCTTTGATGGTGTAGAAGATTTCTGCAAAGAATCAAAGCATCGGCTGGTCGAACTTCCTATG TCGGGACATCACGTTCAGGAGGACAGTGGTGAAGAATTTGGTCAACTCCTTGCTGGAATTGTTGGAAAAAGAAGCagcattttgtga
- the LOC104225250 gene encoding uncharacterized protein isoform X2 — MATLHCHCFRMLPSSPPDRINLPLHQFSFPKYHGAQGRKKLLQFHFRSSSDNNEEYLLDAPVSVGDGFSFSGGKYSDEPTPADEWFKKGKFVKAHPVSGTGEKAKDPLFGLTMGGGSQASSDLFRWFCVENGSTDNSTIVLVHGLPSQAYSYRKVLPILEKNYHAIAFDWLGFGFSDKPQPRYGFDYTLDEYVASLESIINALTDKKVTLVVQGYFSPIAIKYASNHQEKLNGLILLNPPLTMQHANLPSTLSVLSNFLLGEIFCQDPLRASDKTMLSCGPYQIKEDVAMVYRRPYLTSGSAGFALNAISKAMKKQLKGYVEDTRAILMDNNWTVQTTVCWGQRDRWLSFDGVEDFCKESKHRLVELPMSGHHVQEDSGEEFGQLLAGIVGKRSSIL, encoded by the exons CCATGGAGCTCAGGGAAGGAAGAAACTTTTGCAATTCCATTTCCGATCGAGCAGCGATAACAACGAG GAATATTTGCTGGATGCTCCTGTTTCAGTTGGGGATGGATTTTCTTTTAGCGGAG GGAAATATTCAGACGAGCCGACCCCCGCTGATGAATGGTTCAAGAAAGGAAAATTT GTGAAAGCTCATCCTGTATCTGGGACTGGGGAGAAGGCAAAAGATCCCCTTTTTGGACTTACAATGGGTGGGGGTTCACAGGCGTCATCTGATCTTTTCAG ATGGTTTTGTGTAGAGAACGGAAGCACTGACAATTCTACCATTGTATTAGTCCACGGATTACCCTCACAG GCATACTCTTACCGCAAAGTTCTTCCCATTCTTGAGAAGAACTATCATGCTATAGCATTTGACTGGCTGG GATTTGGATTCTCAGATAAGCCCCAACCAAGATACGGATTTGACTATACATTGGATG AGTACGTGGCATCCTTGGAATCTATTATCAATGCTCTTACTGACAAAAAGGTTACTCTTGTAGTACAG GGATACTTTTCACCAATTGCGATCAAATATGCTAGCAATCACCAGGAAAAGCTAAATGGTCTTATACTTCTCAATCCACCA CTGACAATGCAACATGCCAATCTACCATCAACCTTATCAGTCCTGAGCAACTTTTTGTTGGGCGAAATATTTTGTCAG GACCCTCTTAGAGCTAGTGATAAAACAATGCTGAGTTGTGGTCCTTACCAAATAAAAGAAGATGTGGCGATGGTTTACAGAAGACCTTATCTCACATCTGGTTCTGCAGGATTTGCATTAAATGCAATAAGCAAGGCAATGAAGAAGCAACTGAAG GGCTATGTTGAGGACACAAGAGCAATACTTATGGACAATAACTGGACAGTCCAAACAACAGTTTGCTGGGGACAAAGAGACCGCTGGTTAAGCTTTGATGGTGTAGAAGATTTCTGCAAAGAATCAAAGCATCGGCTGGTCGAACTTCCTATG TCGGGACATCACGTTCAGGAGGACAGTGGTGAAGAATTTGGTCAACTCCTTGCTGGAATTGTTGGAAAAAGAAGCagcattttgtga
- the LOC104225252 gene encoding uncharacterized protein, with protein sequence MALLTSGTKRKKSLPWTCLIPCVMLLFAAFFIGSAFIVTECKEKMLGWQLIESFRMTKPSMCEDECRPEGSETLPRGIVAKTSNLEMHPLWGPPNKKKSKSPMSLLAMAVGIKQKQNVNEIVKKFPETDSVIMLFHYDGIVDEWKDLAWSSTAIHISAVNQTKWWFAKRFLHPDIVAEYAYIFLWDEDLGVENFNAGRYLSIVKEEGLQISQPAIDADVSEIHHQLTAREKGSRVHRRAINIKGPGRRCYEDSTEPPCTGWVEMMAPVFSRASWRCAWYIIQNDFVHAWGVDFQLGYCAQGNRTTNVGVVDSEYLIHYGLPTLGGAENEKSSLAQEKTLKQESLSNEGQTGLPESHPSDARNAVRKQSLVELERFKNRWKKAVREDQCWVDPFQQPVKQKR encoded by the exons ATGGCTTTATTAACTTCTGGTACTAAGAGAAAGAAATCATTACCATGGACTTGCCTAATACCTTGTGTAATGCTGCTTTTCGCTGCTTTCTTTATAGGAAGCGCCTTCATTGTCACTGAATGTAAAGAG AAAATGTTAGGATGGCAATTGATTGAATCCTTCAGAATGACTAAACCTAGTATGTGTGAG GATGAGTGCAGGCCTGAAGGAAGCGAGACTCTGCCCAGAGGTATTGTGGCTAAGACCTCTAATTTAGAAATGCATCCGCTTTGGGGTCCCCCCAATAAAAAG AAATCAAAATCACCAATGAGCTTACTAGCTATGGCAGTTGGAATTAAGCAGAAACAGAATGTCAATGAAATTGTTAAGAAG TTTCCAGAGACTGATTCTGTCATTATGCTTTTTCATTATGATGGTATTGTCGATGAATGGAAAGATCTAGCATGGAGTAGCACTGCTATTCATATTTCTGCTGTTAATCAAACTAAATG GTGGTTTGCCAAGAGGTTCTTACACCCAGATATTGTTGCAGAGTATGCTTACATATTCCTGTGGGATGAAGATCTTGGAGTTGAAAATTTCAATGCTGGACG ATATTTATCAATAGTAAAAGAAGAGGGTCTTCAGATATCACAGCCAGCAATTGATGCAGATGTATCAGAAATTCATCATCAACTTACAGCACGAGAAAAAGGGTCAAGAGTGCACAG GAGGGCAATAAACATAAAGGGTCCAGGAAgaaggtgctacgaagacagcaCTGAACCGCCATGCACTGG GTGGGTGGAAATGATGGCTCCTGTTTTCTCAAGAGCATCCTGGCGCTGTGCGTGGTACATAATTCAG AATGACTTCGTTCATGCATGGGGGGTGGACTTTCAGCTTGGATATTGTGCGCAG GGGAACAGAACCACAAACGTTGGGGTTGTTGACTCAGAATATTTGATTCACTATGGTCTTCCGACACTAGGTGGTGCAGAAAATGAG AAGAGCAGTTTAGCACAAGAGAAAACTCTTAAACAGGAAAGCTTGTCAAATGAAGGGCAAACA GGACTGCCGGAATCTCATCCGTCTGATGCAAGAAATGCT GTGCGTAAACAATCTCTTGTTGAATTAGAGCGATTCAAGAATAGATGGAAAAAAGCTGTCAGAGAAGACCAATGTTGGGTCGATCCCTTTCAGCAGCCTGTGAAACAAAAAAGGTGA